In one Lolium rigidum isolate FL_2022 chromosome 3, APGP_CSIRO_Lrig_0.1, whole genome shotgun sequence genomic region, the following are encoded:
- the LOC124702613 gene encoding abscisic acid-inducible protein kinase, with product MDRYEVIRDIGSGNFGVAKLVRDVRTKEHFAVKFIERGQKIDEHVQREIMNHRSLKHPNIIRFKEVVLTPTHLAIVMEYASGGELFERICNAGRFSEDEGRFFFQQLISGVSYCHSMQVCHRDLKLENTLLDGSVAPRLKICDFGYSKSSVLHSQPKSTVGTPAYIAPEVLSRREYDGKVADVWSCGVTLYVMLVGAYPFEDPDEPRNFRKTITRILSVQYSIPDYVRVSADCVHLLSRIFVGNPEQRITIPEIKNHPWFLKNLPVEMTDEYQRSMQLADMNTPSQNLEEVMAVIQEARKPGDNALRLAGQVASLGSMDLDDFDFDDIDDIDIENSGDFVCPL from the exons ATGGATCGGTACGAGGTGATAAGGGACATAGGGTCCGGGAACTTCGGGGTCGCCAAGCTGGTGCGCGACGTCAGGACCAAGGAGCACTTCGCCGTCAAGTTCATCGAGAGAGGCCAGAAG ATTGATGAGCATGTTCAAAGGGAGATTATGAACCACCGGTCGCTGAAGCATCCAAATATAATTCGATTcaaggag GTTGTGCTGACTCCCACACATTTGGCAATAGTTATGGAATATGCCTCTGGCGGTGAGCTATTTGAAAGGATTTGCAATGCAGGGAGATTCAGCGAGGATGAG GGAAGGTTCTTCTTCCAACAATTGATTTCTGGAGTGAGCTACTGTCACTCAATG CAAGTATGTCATAGAGACCTGAAACTGGAAAATACTCTCTTGGATGGTAGTGTCGCACCTCGACTGAAGATTTGTGACTTCGGTTACTCCAAG TCTTCTGTCTTGCATTCTCAACCGAAATCAACCGTTGGCACACCGGCATACATCGCCCCAGAGGTCCTCTCTAGAAGAGAATATGATGGAAAG GTCGCCGATGTTTGGTCTTGTGGAGTAACGCTTTATGTGATGCTTGTCGGAGCATATCCTTTTGAGGACCCTGACGAGCCAAGGAACTTCCGCAAAACAATCACT AGGATTCTCAGTGTACAGTACTCCATCCCAGACTACGTTCGAGTCTCAGCAGATTGCGTGCATCTACTGTCCCGCATTTTCGTTGGAAATCCTGAGCAG CGGATAACCATTCCGGAGATTAAGAACCATCCATGGTTCCTAAAAAACCTGCCTGTAGAGATGACCGACGAGTACCAGAGGAGCATGCAGTTGGCAGACATGAACACGCCATCACAGAACCTAGAAGAAGTTATGGCGGTCATCCAGGAGGCGCGGAAACCAGGCGATAACGCCCTTAGGCTTGCTGGGCAGGTTGCCAGCCTGGGGAGCATGGATCTAGACGACTTTGATTTCGACGATATCGACGACATTGACATTGAGAATAGTGGAGATTTCGTGTGCCCGTTGTGA